Proteins found in one Alteromonas macleodii genomic segment:
- a CDS encoding TonB-dependent receptor plug domain-containing protein, which produces MPKTLFKPSLFIMALSAFNLPIFAPNAYAHEDEHDEHHEEKVEKIVVQATRSGRIADDQPVRVELINREEIQEKAAMRPGNISMLVAETGGVRMQTTSPALGSANIRLQGLYGRYTQLLSDGLPLYGNQSASIGLLQIPPTDLGRVEIIKGSASSLYGGSALGGVINLVSRRPKDEFEGEALVNFTTRDGQDFTTYMATPFSDSLSGSVTAGAHHQSEKDLDNDGWADLAGYERYTVRPRIFWEGDEGEHLYFTTGYMTENRQGGTVGDATVGTGENAVSFIRGLESERIDSGLVFEKPLGDTLTLNSRFSAMSQEHTHQFGNELSGVESDQHESYLAETSLAGYTDKSDWLVGVAYQSNIYDSDTFGSFDYSYEVPGIFTQLDYQINDELTASVSARLDDHSEYGTQFSPRVSFLYRPGDVTIRGSYGEGYFAPTPFVEEIEAAGLSRLLPIDGLQEEQAQTASLDVTYRFDDIETSLTLFGSNVDNVTRLETVETSDGTPPTNVRLVNAEGESKIRGSEVLLRYYWKDLKLTASYLYLDATEEVPNASGRRELALTPQHSAGFVAMWEQHGKFMLGFEAYYTGVQRVDDNPYITRTKPYWHLGLLGQITTGRYSWFLNLENLLDVQQTDEHPLLLQSQAPSGRWTTDIWSRNDGFVANAGVRIKFGG; this is translated from the coding sequence ATGCCAAAGACACTTTTTAAGCCTTCACTTTTCATCATGGCATTGTCAGCATTCAATTTACCTATATTTGCGCCTAACGCTTATGCTCATGAAGATGAACACGATGAGCACCATGAAGAAAAAGTCGAAAAAATAGTGGTTCAAGCAACGCGCTCAGGTCGCATAGCCGATGATCAGCCTGTTCGGGTTGAATTGATTAACCGAGAAGAAATTCAGGAAAAGGCAGCCATGCGACCGGGCAATATTTCTATGTTGGTCGCCGAAACTGGTGGTGTGAGAATGCAAACCACATCGCCAGCCCTTGGTAGTGCAAATATTCGCTTGCAAGGTCTGTATGGCCGTTATACCCAGCTTTTATCTGACGGGCTACCACTTTACGGTAACCAATCAGCGTCAATTGGACTACTTCAAATTCCCCCTACAGACTTAGGGCGCGTTGAAATTATCAAAGGTTCCGCGTCATCTCTTTATGGTGGCTCAGCGCTTGGTGGTGTTATTAATCTTGTCTCTCGTCGCCCAAAAGATGAGTTTGAAGGAGAAGCGTTGGTGAATTTCACCACTCGTGACGGGCAAGACTTCACTACCTATATGGCAACGCCTTTCAGCGACAGCCTAAGTGGCTCGGTGACTGCTGGTGCGCATCATCAAAGTGAGAAAGATCTTGATAACGACGGCTGGGCCGACTTGGCCGGCTATGAACGTTACACGGTAAGACCGCGTATTTTCTGGGAAGGAGATGAGGGCGAGCACCTTTATTTTACAACCGGTTATATGACGGAAAATCGCCAAGGTGGCACCGTAGGTGATGCAACTGTAGGAACCGGAGAAAATGCTGTCTCTTTTATTCGTGGGCTAGAGTCAGAGCGCATTGACAGTGGCCTTGTGTTCGAAAAGCCCCTTGGCGATACACTTACTCTTAATTCACGCTTTTCAGCAATGTCGCAAGAACATACGCATCAGTTCGGCAATGAGTTATCAGGCGTAGAAAGTGATCAACACGAAAGTTACCTCGCTGAGACTAGTTTGGCAGGCTATACAGACAAGAGTGATTGGTTGGTAGGAGTAGCCTATCAATCTAATATTTACGATTCGGATACCTTTGGGTCTTTTGATTACAGCTATGAGGTTCCAGGTATCTTCACCCAGCTGGATTATCAAATAAACGATGAATTGACAGCGTCAGTGAGTGCGAGGCTAGACGATCACAGTGAATATGGTACTCAATTTAGCCCACGAGTATCGTTTTTATATCGCCCAGGCGACGTGACAATAAGAGGCTCTTACGGAGAGGGCTATTTCGCCCCCACGCCTTTTGTTGAAGAAATCGAAGCTGCGGGGCTGTCGCGTTTATTACCAATAGATGGCCTTCAGGAAGAACAAGCGCAGACCGCATCTTTAGATGTTACTTATCGTTTTGATGATATTGAAACCAGTCTTACCTTATTCGGCTCTAACGTTGATAACGTGACTCGCTTAGAAACTGTAGAAACGAGCGACGGGACACCGCCTACAAACGTACGCTTGGTAAACGCAGAAGGTGAATCGAAAATTAGAGGTTCTGAAGTCTTACTTCGCTACTATTGGAAAGACCTGAAGTTGACCGCAAGCTATCTTTACTTAGACGCGACAGAAGAAGTGCCCAACGCTAGTGGTAGGCGAGAGCTCGCGCTAACACCTCAGCATTCAGCTGGCTTTGTAGCTATGTGGGAGCAGCACGGCAAGTTTATGCTAGGTTTTGAGGCGTACTATACTGGCGTTCAGCGTGTAGACGATAACCCGTACATAACCCGTACCAAGCCTTATTGGCATTTAGGTTTACTCGGACAAATAACAACAGGGCGCTACAGCTGGTTCTTAAATTTAGAAAACCTGCTTGATGTTCAGCAAACCGATGAGCACCCGTTATTGTTGCAGTCACAGGCACCAAGTGGACGTTGGACAACCGATATCTGGTCACGCAACGATGGTTTTGTTGCCAATGCAGGTGTTCGCATTAAATTTGGTGGATAG
- the rplM gene encoding 50S ribosomal protein L13, translating to MKTFVAKPETVQRDWYVVDATDKTLGRLASEIALRLRGKHKPEYTPHVDTGDYIIVINAEKVAVTGRKAQDKMYYAHSGYPGGLKETNFEKLIAHKPEMVLEKAVKGMLPKGPLGRAMFRKMKVYAGAEHSHAAQQPQVLDI from the coding sequence ATGAAAACTTTTGTTGCTAAGCCAGAAACGGTACAACGTGACTGGTATGTGGTAGACGCCACAGACAAAACTCTAGGCCGTTTGGCTTCTGAAATCGCACTACGCCTTCGTGGTAAGCATAAGCCAGAGTACACACCTCACGTGGACACTGGTGATTACATCATCGTAATCAACGCTGAAAAAGTTGCGGTTACAGGCCGTAAAGCGCAAGACAAAATGTACTATGCGCACTCTGGTTACCCAGGTGGTCTTAAAGAGACAAACTTTGAAAAACTAATTGCTCACAAGCCAGAAATGGTTCTTGAAAAAGCAGTTAAAGGCATGTTGCCAAAAGGCCCTCTAGGTCGCGCAATGTTCCGTAAAATGAAAGTTTACGCTGGTGCAGAACACTCTCACGCAGCACAGCAACCACAAGTTTTGGACATTTAA
- the rpsI gene encoding 30S ribosomal protein S9, which yields MADTQYYGTGRRKSSTARVFLRPGTGSIKVNQRALDEYFGRETECMVVRQPLELVEMTEKFDVYITVKGGGSNGQAGAIRHGLTRALMEYDEALRPALRKAGFVTRDARRVERKKVGLHKARKRPQFSKR from the coding sequence ATGGCAGATACTCAATACTACGGCACAGGCCGCCGCAAAAGTTCTACTGCTCGTGTGTTCCTACGTCCAGGCACAGGTAGCATTAAAGTAAACCAACGCGCTCTTGACGAGTACTTTGGTCGTGAAACAGAGTGCATGGTTGTTCGTCAGCCACTTGAACTTGTTGAAATGACTGAAAAGTTTGACGTATACATCACTGTTAAAGGTGGTGGTTCTAACGGTCAAGCGGGTGCAATCCGTCACGGTCTTACTCGTGCTCTTATGGAGTATGATGAAGCACTACGTCCAGCACTTCGTAAAGCTGGCTTCGTTACTCGTGATGCACGTCGCGTTGAACGTAAGAAAGTTGGTCTACACAAAGCGCGTAAGCGTCCACAATTCTCAAAGCGTTAA
- a CDS encoding RNA polymerase sigma factor: MKVVYLNTQSAIAQSQSDNSTLYHLISEHEPALRRFIRVRARANSSEVEDILQEMYAKLFSLDGMAKKIEARQDTFRSFLFTVVTNLIIDRERRAKVRAHEAHEPFSDTLYSTWNNEPEKHAGIAEKLIEIESVLENINPHHKSAFVLCRVEGKAYREISDILGVSVSTVEKYISAALTAIRNKVQD; the protein is encoded by the coding sequence GTGAAAGTTGTTTATTTAAATACTCAATCAGCTATAGCGCAATCTCAAAGCGACAACTCTACGCTCTACCACCTCATTTCTGAGCATGAACCGGCACTTCGTCGGTTTATTCGAGTAAGGGCACGAGCTAACTCCTCGGAAGTGGAAGATATTCTCCAAGAAATGTACGCCAAACTGTTTTCACTAGATGGAATGGCTAAAAAGATTGAAGCGCGCCAAGATACGTTTAGAAGTTTCTTGTTTACCGTTGTCACCAATTTAATCATCGATAGAGAACGGCGAGCAAAGGTACGTGCTCATGAAGCGCATGAACCATTTTCTGATACCCTATACTCTACGTGGAACAATGAACCCGAGAAGCACGCAGGGATAGCTGAGAAACTCATTGAAATTGAAAGTGTGCTTGAAAATATTAATCCTCATCACAAATCTGCGTTTGTACTTTGCCGTGTTGAAGGTAAAGCTTATCGGGAAATCAGCGATATATTAGGCGTTTCTGTTAGTACAGTAGAAAAATACATTTCGGCCGCATTGACGGCTATTCGAAATAAGGTGCAAGATTAA
- a CDS encoding FecR family protein, giving the protein MATALNQHSINKRASDYVVRLYSGELTAKEESEILAWCDAKASHQAAFDDALLVWESSVHIAPHIGWRQKLEKRFYRMRYLAASIVVASFCFLLITHYDAPDERIANSELANSYSTAIGEVSNVGLPDGSTITLNTDTRINIEFSEAHRELWLEHGEAFFDIAKDRSRPFLIHTVNKTVRVVGTKFNIKLSQSGFDIAVEEGIVAIEEKAGSNTDKPAKGDTQVLLEAGAVASFNDTSALIAKENVDSVVKAQSWRTGYLRFDEERLDKVIASFNRYRSKKIVISQDVADLRISGVFKLSDGDAILTALEATLPIEAKRDEENIKLVKK; this is encoded by the coding sequence ATGGCTACGGCTTTGAACCAGCATTCAATCAATAAACGTGCAAGTGATTACGTTGTGCGTCTTTACTCTGGTGAACTGACAGCTAAAGAAGAAAGTGAGATCCTTGCATGGTGCGATGCAAAAGCCTCCCATCAAGCAGCTTTTGACGATGCGCTTTTAGTATGGGAGAGCTCTGTTCACATTGCGCCTCATATAGGGTGGCGCCAAAAGTTGGAAAAACGTTTCTATCGCATGCGCTATCTAGCCGCATCTATTGTTGTAGCATCATTCTGCTTTTTACTCATCACGCATTATGATGCGCCTGACGAACGTATTGCTAACAGTGAGCTTGCCAATAGTTATTCCACTGCCATCGGCGAGGTGAGCAATGTTGGATTACCAGATGGCTCTACCATTACGTTAAATACAGATACCCGCATTAATATAGAGTTTAGCGAAGCGCACAGAGAGCTTTGGCTAGAACACGGTGAGGCATTTTTTGATATTGCTAAAGATCGCTCCCGTCCATTTTTAATTCATACCGTAAATAAAACAGTGAGAGTCGTAGGGACGAAGTTTAATATTAAGCTGTCACAGTCTGGGTTTGATATAGCCGTAGAAGAAGGTATTGTCGCCATTGAAGAAAAGGCAGGGTCGAACACCGACAAACCAGCGAAAGGTGATACCCAAGTGTTATTGGAAGCCGGCGCAGTTGCATCATTCAATGATACCAGTGCACTTATCGCTAAAGAAAATGTGGACAGTGTAGTAAAAGCGCAAAGTTGGCGTACGGGTTACTTACGTTTTGATGAAGAACGGTTAGATAAAGTTATTGCTAGTTTTAACCGCTATAGAAGCAAAAAAATAGTGATTAGTCAGGATGTAGCCGATTTGCGTATCAGTGGCGTTTTTAAGCTGTCAGATGGCGATGCGATTTTAACGGCACTTGAAGCAACCTTGCCGATAGAAGCGAAAAGAGATGAAGAAAATATAAAACTAGTGAAGAAATAG
- a CDS encoding TonB-dependent receptor has translation MKLPKTTTSTLALCVALSLSSGLNAQQIDNLSIQATTLDNALLSLAQHSEIQILFSDARIKQTLAPKLEGSMDVQEALSTLLEGTGFIYKQTSKSTYIVTPIGSEEKNQPQNPSAAPVTANVQKQEASVERIQVTGSNIRGMQDTGALPVTMMSSEDIDGLGLSSGAEILAELPQQGAVNFNSERVVGGVNDARGDVSSVNLRGIGTGYTLTLLNGRRLVLHPGTQAENLVPVTTVNSNTLPVKGLKRVEVLRDGAAAIYGTDAISGVVNYVLDDKYTGGELQAHYGSSQGTGRDQINLSGAGGWLFNNDKTHVTFSGGYYHRDMVMASERDYSASSDLRNYSEVPADFVGDTQLDNRSTVTPWGEFSSDSLGTFHLEPTSYDDCVAEVSGDVCASSGSTPRDMRFDSNSQRSLSSEVDRLNLYTLVNHQINDDVEIYGEALYYSATAKRIREQSGNLTAQRFTVSADAFYNPFGEDVTVRRYRPIDTDPRNIEVDDYSYRLLAGSRGYIGDWDFDSAVLYSKANTIDTANRINTTLFQQAANSTDESTAYNIFSGASVTNPNTVDDTPVSQSVIDSFMVDVERESETELASIDAKVSRPDLFSLPAGDVGFAAGIEYRYESFFDKRTDDLNGTLFFSDLVGGTSSEIASQVLGSSPTPDASGSRNVVSAYAEFVIPLLADKPFVENLNLQVAGRYEDFSDVGSVFKPKFALAWTVNENALIRGAYSGGFKAPGLPQTTAVNVARSNTRTDPLTQTNRGTLELRNGSDTLSPEESENYSFGVVLTPTKELTLTVDWWQIKQENTVGILNSQTQILYDALLRSQGGSNENVVRDENDEIIYIRNDYTNLLPRDISGIDYSADYRFETEVGDFSIKLSAANLRKFDQGADDITDLVVAAQEAGNEALLYEGEQVAIFGSDGDLIRQNERPKWRANLSLTYSRDAWRAGLKYRYVSDVEDTSLNYTDDSGDLVTYVIDDWSTLDAYVSYRFSKDALFSGKTKVTVGMRNLTNEEPPFADETFGFSSSLHSSIGRYTYVTLNHKF, from the coding sequence ATGAAGTTGCCAAAAACCACAACAAGTACGTTAGCCCTGTGTGTCGCATTGTCACTAAGCTCAGGCTTAAATGCACAGCAAATAGATAACCTTTCAATTCAAGCTACTACACTTGATAACGCATTACTCTCACTGGCACAGCACAGTGAAATTCAAATTTTGTTTTCAGACGCTAGAATAAAGCAAACATTAGCCCCTAAGCTAGAAGGTAGTATGGATGTGCAAGAAGCACTTTCTACCTTGCTTGAAGGTACTGGCTTCATCTACAAGCAAACCTCTAAAAGTACCTATATTGTTACACCGATTGGAAGCGAAGAGAAAAACCAACCACAAAACCCTTCTGCCGCTCCCGTTACTGCTAACGTTCAGAAACAAGAAGCAAGTGTAGAGCGTATTCAGGTTACTGGCTCAAACATCCGTGGGATGCAAGATACTGGCGCATTGCCCGTCACCATGATGTCATCTGAAGATATTGACGGTTTAGGCTTAAGCAGTGGCGCTGAAATTTTAGCGGAGTTACCGCAACAAGGTGCTGTAAATTTTAATAGCGAGCGTGTAGTTGGTGGTGTTAACGACGCACGTGGCGATGTCTCATCAGTAAACCTACGTGGTATAGGCACAGGTTATACGCTTACGCTGTTGAACGGTCGCCGATTAGTGCTACACCCAGGTACGCAAGCCGAAAACTTAGTACCTGTTACTACCGTGAACTCAAATACGCTTCCAGTTAAAGGACTAAAACGTGTTGAAGTGTTACGCGATGGCGCTGCAGCTATTTACGGTACTGACGCCATATCAGGTGTAGTAAATTATGTTTTAGACGACAAGTATACGGGCGGTGAGCTTCAAGCTCATTATGGCAGTAGTCAGGGTACAGGTCGTGACCAAATCAATTTATCCGGCGCTGGTGGTTGGTTATTTAACAATGATAAAACTCACGTTACTTTTAGTGGTGGGTACTATCATCGCGATATGGTTATGGCGAGTGAGCGGGATTATTCTGCCAGTTCTGACTTACGTAACTACAGCGAAGTGCCTGCTGATTTTGTTGGCGATACACAACTAGATAATCGCTCAACGGTAACGCCATGGGGTGAATTTTCCTCAGACAGTCTAGGCACCTTTCACCTTGAGCCAACGTCATACGACGATTGTGTTGCGGAAGTTAGTGGCGATGTGTGCGCGTCTTCTGGATCAACGCCTCGAGATATGCGCTTCGACTCAAACTCACAACGTAGCTTGAGCTCGGAAGTCGATAGGCTCAATCTATACACCTTGGTGAATCACCAAATCAATGATGATGTTGAGATATACGGTGAAGCCCTTTACTACTCAGCAACAGCAAAACGTATTCGTGAACAATCGGGCAATCTAACAGCACAGCGTTTTACAGTTTCTGCTGATGCATTTTACAACCCTTTTGGTGAAGACGTGACTGTTCGTCGCTATCGTCCCATTGATACAGACCCTCGAAATATCGAAGTCGATGATTACAGCTATCGTTTATTAGCAGGCTCTCGTGGTTATATCGGTGATTGGGACTTCGATTCCGCCGTGTTGTATTCAAAAGCCAATACTATCGATACCGCAAATCGAATTAACACCACCTTGTTCCAACAAGCGGCTAATAGTACTGATGAAAGCACGGCTTACAATATTTTTAGCGGCGCCAGTGTGACTAACCCAAATACGGTCGATGATACGCCGGTATCTCAAAGTGTTATCGACAGCTTTATGGTGGATGTTGAGCGGGAGTCAGAAACAGAACTTGCTTCAATTGACGCCAAAGTATCTCGACCAGATTTATTTAGTTTACCCGCCGGTGATGTAGGTTTTGCCGCAGGTATTGAATATCGCTATGAAAGCTTTTTTGACAAACGTACCGATGATTTGAATGGCACATTGTTTTTCAGTGACTTAGTGGGTGGCACTTCGTCCGAAATTGCTAGCCAAGTATTAGGAAGTAGCCCTACGCCAGATGCTAGCGGAAGTCGCAATGTGGTATCTGCGTACGCGGAATTTGTTATTCCACTGTTGGCCGATAAACCGTTTGTTGAAAATTTAAATTTACAGGTAGCCGGGCGTTACGAAGATTTCTCTGACGTAGGCAGTGTATTTAAACCTAAATTTGCCCTTGCATGGACGGTAAATGAAAACGCATTAATTCGTGGTGCATATTCAGGGGGCTTTAAAGCGCCAGGGTTGCCACAAACCACAGCAGTAAATGTTGCCCGTTCTAATACCAGAACCGATCCGTTGACACAAACGAATCGTGGTACGCTAGAACTTCGAAATGGTAGCGATACCTTAAGCCCCGAAGAAAGTGAAAATTACTCGTTTGGCGTAGTACTTACGCCTACCAAAGAGTTAACCCTTACAGTCGATTGGTGGCAAATCAAACAAGAGAACACGGTGGGTATTTTAAATAGCCAAACACAAATTTTGTATGATGCGCTATTACGTAGCCAGGGTGGCTCGAATGAAAATGTGGTTCGTGATGAAAATGACGAAATTATATATATTCGAAATGATTACACTAACTTACTACCAAGAGACATTTCTGGTATCGATTACAGTGCTGATTACCGTTTTGAAACTGAAGTAGGTGATTTTTCCATTAAGCTCAGTGCCGCCAACTTGAGAAAGTTTGATCAAGGGGCAGACGATATCACAGACCTAGTGGTTGCAGCACAAGAAGCTGGAAACGAAGCGTTATTGTACGAAGGGGAGCAAGTTGCCATATTTGGTAGCGATGGCGACCTTATTCGTCAAAACGAACGCCCAAAATGGCGGGCTAATTTATCGCTAACCTATTCTCGAGATGCATGGCGTGCTGGACTTAAATATCGTTACGTTAGTGATGTTGAAGACACTAGCTTAAATTATACCGACGATTCAGGCGATTTAGTGACTTACGTCATTGATGACTGGTCAACGTTAGATGCGTACGTAAGTTACCGCTTTAGTAAAGATGCATTGTTTAGCGGAAAAACGAAAGTGACCGTAGGCATGCGTAACCTGACTAACGAAGAACCGCCGTTTGCCGATGAAACCTTTGGTTTTAGCAGTAGCCTTCATTCATCGATTGGCCGTTATACCTACGTAACACTTAATCATAAATTTTAA
- a CDS encoding M14 family metallopeptidase, producing MFRLFVIALGFVSLLASAITLACEFKGVTFSADFEAGKLDSCEVDENGTYVLSFLPEDKPINPSPWYYFSVTAAGDLLSKQAGKVDVVLTFDGYTPRYLPKVSYDRKSWKITAFDTTEQGMTLTLPVSKQPLYVAAQRPIPNSVYTNWLKQAEQDFGIKPFTIGKSTEGRTLSAFALEKPENTEWVIFVGRQHPPEVTGAVAMFSFLNQFLSITSENNAFLSRFNVLVVPNINPDGVANGHWRHSVGHKDLNRDWNVFSQPETKAVKTYLDKITNAGGKIVMGMDFHSTHNNVFYTIPVDESIAPSDMVVGWLADLQTQTKGVFKVVDKPGTSPGKGVFKQFFADVYHVHGVTYEVGDNEPNEKTRYVAKHAANTLIDTLIATPAEEFYIKACADEAASCEQ from the coding sequence ATGTTTCGATTATTTGTCATTGCATTGGGGTTTGTCTCCCTTCTTGCTTCCGCCATTACATTGGCGTGCGAATTCAAGGGCGTTACTTTTTCTGCAGATTTTGAAGCCGGAAAATTAGATTCCTGTGAAGTCGACGAAAACGGCACCTATGTATTGAGCTTCTTACCAGAAGATAAGCCTATAAATCCTAGCCCTTGGTATTACTTTAGTGTTACCGCAGCAGGTGATTTATTGTCAAAACAAGCAGGAAAAGTAGACGTAGTGCTGACCTTTGATGGTTATACGCCAAGGTATTTACCTAAAGTGAGTTACGATCGAAAAAGCTGGAAGATAACCGCGTTTGATACCACAGAGCAGGGCATGACACTAACTTTGCCGGTATCAAAGCAGCCACTGTATGTGGCTGCCCAGCGTCCAATTCCAAATTCTGTTTACACAAACTGGCTAAAACAAGCAGAGCAAGACTTTGGCATTAAGCCGTTTACGATTGGTAAATCTACCGAAGGCCGCACACTTTCTGCATTTGCTCTTGAAAAGCCTGAAAACACCGAGTGGGTTATTTTCGTTGGTCGTCAACATCCACCAGAAGTAACAGGCGCGGTAGCCATGTTCTCTTTTCTAAATCAATTCTTATCCATTACATCTGAAAACAATGCGTTCTTGTCGCGCTTTAATGTTCTGGTTGTTCCGAACATAAACCCTGATGGTGTAGCCAATGGTCATTGGCGACATAGTGTTGGGCATAAAGATCTAAACCGCGATTGGAATGTCTTCTCTCAACCAGAGACCAAAGCAGTGAAAACATATCTAGATAAAATCACGAATGCTGGCGGGAAAATTGTAATGGGTATGGACTTTCATTCTACCCACAACAATGTTTTTTACACCATTCCGGTAGATGAAAGTATCGCCCCTAGCGACATGGTTGTAGGTTGGTTGGCCGACTTGCAAACACAAACCAAAGGCGTGTTTAAAGTCGTAGATAAACCTGGCACTTCACCAGGTAAAGGCGTTTTTAAACAGTTTTTTGCTGATGTTTATCACGTGCATGGTGTTACCTATGAAGTTGGTGATAATGAGCCGAATGAGAAAACTCGCTACGTTGCTAAACACGCCGCCAATACGCTTATCGATACGTTAATTGCCACTCCTGCTGAAGAATTTTATATTAAAGCGTGTGCAGACGAAGCAGCAAGTTGTGAGCAATGA
- a CDS encoding amidohydrolase: protein MHLRTNKPKALRHKLAIAVLMSSISVAGPVRAESIEQTDVSAIDSKAARTFVHQSTMKHIAKTMWEKPELGFLEHNSSALMQQTLIKRGFKVTAGIAGMPTAFIAQYNPVGQAEEGVHKSVIGLLAEMDALPSMGVLNTSDKQPISTNGHVHAGHACGHNLFAGGIIGAALSLADYLDSHPNQGSLKVFGAPAEEGGSGKVYLVKAGVFEDVDVALHWHPSDSTTSSPSSSLANKSGKFRFYGIAAHAAAAPDKGRSALDGVEAMNMMVNLMREHVPDGTRIHYVITNGGTAPNVVPDFAEVYYYVRSAQPTVVLSLWDRLEKAAEGAALGTETRVNWEVTGGVWNVLPNVTLSKLMHKHIDAAPPIILTKSEQQFASEISRTREQSFNHNAHSTPEPFDEKITVWSASTDVGDVSWQVPTVGVSIATWVKGTPPHTWQASAMSGTDIGYKGMYLASEVITQTAISLFSEPENISKAKQEFQQRKSTLNYEPMLGQRAPALDYRK, encoded by the coding sequence ATGCATTTACGCACAAATAAACCCAAAGCGCTTCGCCATAAACTTGCTATCGCAGTTCTCATGTCCTCGATTAGTGTTGCAGGCCCTGTTAGGGCTGAAAGTATAGAGCAAACGGATGTTTCGGCGATAGACTCTAAAGCCGCGCGTACTTTTGTTCATCAAAGTACAATGAAGCATATTGCTAAAACTATGTGGGAAAAACCTGAACTGGGTTTTCTAGAGCACAACAGCAGCGCATTAATGCAACAGACGCTAATTAAGCGTGGTTTCAAAGTAACGGCCGGTATTGCGGGAATGCCCACTGCATTCATTGCGCAGTACAACCCAGTAGGCCAGGCAGAAGAAGGTGTGCATAAGTCTGTTATCGGCTTGCTCGCCGAAATGGATGCCCTACCCAGCATGGGGGTTTTAAATACGTCTGATAAACAGCCGATTAGCACTAACGGACATGTTCACGCAGGTCATGCTTGTGGACACAACTTGTTTGCCGGCGGGATAATAGGTGCTGCGCTTAGCTTGGCTGATTATCTCGATTCCCATCCAAATCAAGGTTCTCTGAAGGTTTTCGGCGCACCCGCTGAAGAAGGGGGCTCAGGGAAAGTTTATTTGGTGAAAGCTGGCGTATTTGAAGACGTAGATGTTGCCCTCCATTGGCACCCATCGGATAGCACGACTTCTTCACCATCATCTTCGCTGGCCAACAAAAGTGGTAAGTTTCGCTTTTATGGGATTGCCGCGCATGCTGCTGCTGCGCCAGATAAAGGGCGTTCGGCATTAGATGGCGTAGAAGCTATGAACATGATGGTAAACTTAATGCGTGAGCATGTACCAGATGGCACGAGAATTCACTATGTCATCACTAACGGCGGAACTGCGCCCAATGTAGTGCCGGACTTCGCCGAAGTGTATTATTACGTACGCTCAGCACAGCCAACTGTTGTGCTGTCACTGTGGGATAGATTGGAAAAAGCGGCGGAGGGAGCAGCACTTGGTACTGAAACCCGTGTTAATTGGGAAGTCACAGGTGGGGTGTGGAATGTATTACCTAATGTGACCTTATCAAAATTAATGCACAAGCACATTGACGCCGCACCTCCGATTATTTTGACTAAAAGCGAGCAACAGTTTGCTAGCGAAATAAGTCGCACGCGCGAGCAGTCCTTTAATCACAATGCTCACAGCACTCCAGAGCCCTTCGATGAAAAGATTACTGTTTGGTCTGCATCAACTGATGTTGGTGATGTGAGTTGGCAAGTGCCTACCGTGGGAGTATCTATCGCCACCTGGGTAAAAGGAACTCCACCCCATACCTGGCAGGCATCAGCAATGAGTGGTACTGATATAGGTTACAAAGGTATGTACTTGGCCAGTGAGGTCATCACGCAAACTGCTATATCCCTTTTCTCTGAACCTGAAAATATCAGTAAAGCGAAGCAAGAGTTTCAGCAACGAAAAAGTACGTTGAACTATGAACCCATGCTTGGGCAGAGAGCACCAGCACTTGATTATCGTAAGTAG